In one Drosophila gunungcola strain Sukarami chromosome 2R unlocalized genomic scaffold, Dgunungcola_SK_2 000011F, whole genome shotgun sequence genomic region, the following are encoded:
- the LOC128255571 gene encoding LOW QUALITY PROTEIN: centrosomin (The sequence of the model RefSeq protein was modified relative to this genomic sequence to represent the inferred CDS: inserted 9 bases in 8 codons; deleted 3 bases in 3 codons; substituted 1 base at 1 genomic stop codon): protein MDQSKQVLRDYCGDGNATCASSLREISLIETVTSFLEENGASEIDRRVLRKLAEALSKSIDDTSPGALQDVTMENSFFDVARPQGGNHSPIMMQGRSVRELEEQMSTLRKENFNLKLRIYFMEEGQPGARSNNSQDSLGKQLIDAKIQIEMLRKTVDEKMELLKDAARAISHHEEMQRKADFDSQAIIDDLQETIRSYQTAESAQTGESVVTFDTEKLKRLEAQVQKLEDELLETDMRHTAVKNELEFALAERLEXLTACEAKVEELAFKNASWXERLERTPNHADSANKVIEQLKVEIGGCRAEIQSLVTSVAALKLKLASQRSSLKEATETMEVQRQDHPDFGSESSTPVPSAILCSICNPPLHPPLIKGTFKRKDKAYGXVLKNLVEYEALIVKQNAELDIMREENFYFRELSDNLRQRELRQLDRSVAIVQPMRTPPDAGRPVRQSGAVVVQKPLRLERRTGDVPSHPATSALNSXTAGPPQQTRNFAGRVGAQHGFLQLFVAKFHWXSAVPVSLGLIALKXALLLVRLHMCLQNAGVPLQTKRELGAQLADKMCELQDAQEKLKERERIHDQACRTIQKLMQKLSSQEKEIKRLNQEKEPSVNKENDSNKATVSPSTTGRSMSDNEASSLEISTNLRVRYELKITEQEEKIKQLQAEVKKKTANLQNLVNKELWEKNREVERLTKLLANQQRTLPQIGEETAAEADLQQSFTEAEYMRALERNKLLQRKVDVLFQRLAEDQQNCAVIGQLRLELQQARTDVETSDKWRQECVDVCSVLTNRLEELAGFLNSLLKHKDVLGVLAADRRHAMRKAVDRSLDLSKSLNMTLNITGASLADQSLAQLCNLSEILYTEGDVSHKTFNSHEEIHAASSMSPTVENLKAENKALKRELEKRRNTEGQQLQRKERRSLPLQSQQLDXQSESEAWSEPDRKVSLARIGLDETSNSLAAPDQPASESESEGRGCATRQDRNRNSERIAQLEEQIAQKDERLLXVQCQLVDLDNRYKQEQLRCLDISQQLEQLRAINEALTADLKAIGSHEDQRMVELQRLLELKTQQIDQLKLTQSTLTADAQITEMELQAVQQQLQEMEQQHADSVEHLQSELKQHKLEAMKQLEQHEQLHQEALERDWVALTIYQEQAQQLLELQRSLDYHQENEKELKQTLVENELATRALKKQLDESTLQASKAVMERTKAYNDKLQLEKRSEEMKLQLEALKEEQRKLQPKRSNSSDVSQSGYTSEEVAVPMGPPAGQPSSSKLAAAAVVAQRVNNSSPDLGIESDAGRISSVELSNAQRAMLKTVEMKIEGAVSAKTKAEESSSPDGTTNLATAAATAHDCAKVDLENAELRRKLIRTKRAFEDTYEKLRMANKAKAQVEKDIKNQILKTHNVLRNVRXNMENEL, encoded by the exons TTTTCGATGTGGCGCGACCTCAGGGCGGAAACCACTCACCCATAATGATGCAAGGTCGATCTGTGCGCGAGTTGGAGGAACAAATGTCTACGCTGCGCAAAGAGAACTTCAATCTGAAACTGCGCATCTACTTCATGGAGGAGGGTCAGCCGGGCGCCCGA TCAAACAACTCCCAGGACTCCCTGGGCAAGCAGCTCATCGATGCAAAAATCCAAATCGAAATGCTGCGAAAAACCGTCGATGAGAAGATGGAGCTGCTCAAGGATGCCGCCAGGGCCATCTCTCACCATGAGGAAATGCAGCGAAAAGCTGATTTCGACAGCCAGGCGATAATTGATGATCTGCAGGAAACGATTCGCTCTTACCAG acGGCAGAGTCTGCCCAGACTGGCGAAAGCGTTGTTACATTTGATACAGAGAAGTTGAAGCGCCTTGAGGCGCAGGTT CAAAAACTGGAGGACGAACTGCTGGAGACCGACATGCGTCATACGGCGGTCAAGAACGAGCTGGAATTTGCGCTGGCTGAGCGTCTGG CACTAACAGCATGCGAGGCCAAGGTCGAGGAGCTGGCCTTTAAGAATGCGAGCTG TGAGCGCCTCGAAAGGACACCGAATCATGCCGATTCGGCAAAC AAGGTCATAGAACAACTTAAGGTTGAAATCGGGGGCTGTCGGGCGGAAATCCAGAGTCTGGTGACCTCCGTCGCTGCCTTAAAGCTCAAGCTGGCGAGTCAACGCAGCTCGTTGAAGGAGGCCACCGAAACGATGGAAGTGCAGCGCCAAGACCATCCAGATTTTGGAAGTGAGTCTTCAACACCCGTTCCCTCAGCTATCCTCTGCTCAATTTGCAATCCCCCCCTCCACCCCCCCCTTATCAAGGGCACCTTCAAGCGCAAGGATAAGGCGTACG ATGTGCTGAAAAACCTGGTGGAGTACGAGGCATTGATAGTTAAGCAAAACGCCGAGCTGGACATTATGCGGGAGGAGAACTTTTACTTTCGTGAGCTCTCCGACAACCTGCGGCAAAGGGAGCTGCGGCAACTGGATCGTAGCGTGGCCATCGTGCAGCCGATGCGCACGCCGCCGGATGCCGGG CGTCCTGTGCGGCAGTCGGGGGCCGTCGTCGTGCAAAAGCCTTTGCGATTGGAACGCCGGACAGGTGACGTCCCTTCCCATCCAGCGACCAGTGCGCTCAACTCCTAAACC GCAGGGCCACCACAGCAGACACGCAACTTTGCTGGCCGTGTCGGCGCCCAGCACGGCTTTCTACAACTATTCGTTGCCAAGTTTCACT TTTCGGCAGTTCCTGTGTCGCTGGGGCTCATAGCCCTAA CCGCCCTTCTGTTGGTGCGGCTTCACATGTGTCTTCAAAACGCCGGCGTGCC CTTACAGACCAAGCGAGAACTGGGCGCCCAGCTGGCGGACAAGATGTGTGAACTGCAGGACGCGCAGGAGAAGCTCAAGGAGCGTGAGCGGATCCACGACCAGGCTTGTCGCACCATCCAGAAGCTGATGCAGAAGCTGAGCAGCCAGGAGAAGGAAATCAAGCGCCTTAACCAGGAGAAGGAGCCCTCGGTCAATAAGGAG AACGACAGCAATAAGGCGACTGTTTCACCATCAACGACGGGCCGTTCCATGAGTGACAACGAGGCCTCCTCGCTGGAAATCTCCACCAATCTCAGGGTGCGCTACGAGCTCAAGATCACCGAGCAGGAGGAAAAGATCAAGCAGCTGCAAGCGGAGGTCAAGAAGAAGACGGCCAACCTGCAGAACCTGGTCAACAAGGAGCTGTGGGAGAAGAACCGCGAGGTGGAGCGT CTGACCAAGTTGCTGGCAAATCAGCAGAGAACCTTGCCGCAGATTGGCGAGGAGACGGCCGCCGAAGCGGACCTGCAGCAATCCTTCACGGAGGCGGAGTACATGCGGGCACTGGAGCGCAATAAGCTGCTGCAGCGCAAGGTGGACGTGCTCTTCCAGCGCTTGGCAGAGGATCAGCAAAATTGCGCGGTCATCGGGCAGCTGCGATTGGAACTCCAGCAAGCTCGCACGGATGTGGAGACGTCCGACAAGTGGCGTCAGGAGTGCGTCGATGTCTGCAGTGTGCTGACCAACCGACTGGAAGAGCTGGCCGGATTCCTCAACTCTCTGTTGAAGCACAAGGATGTTCTTGGCGTGTTGGCCGCCGATCGTCGCCATGCCATGCGAAAGGCTGTGGACCGCAGCTTGGATCTCTCCAAGAGTCTAAATATGACCCTGAACATAACAGGTGCTTCCTTGGCGGACCAGAGCCTCGCGCAGCTGTGCAATCTCTCCGAGATACTGTACACCGAAGGCGATgttagccacaagactttcAACTCCCACGAGGAGATCCACGCCGCCAGTTCAATGAGTCCGACGGTGGAGAACTTGAAGGCAGAGAACAAGGCTCTGAAACGTGAACTGGAGAAGCGCCGCAACACGGAAGGACAGCAGCTGCAACGCAAGGAGCGGCGCTCCCTGCCGCTGCAGTCCCAGCAGTTGG ACCAAAGCGAATCGGAGGCCTGGTCGGAGCCGGATCGCAAGGTTTCCCTGGCGCGTATTGGCTTGGACGAAACATCCAATAGCCTGGCGGCCCCGGATCAGCCGGCCAGCGAGTCGGAGAGCGAGGGAAGAGGCTGCGCTACCCGACAGGATCGCAACCGCAACAGCGAACGTATTGCCCAGCTGGAGGAACAGATTGCCCAGAAGGACGAACGTCTGC ACGTGCAGTGTCAGTTGGTCGATCTGGACAATAGATACAAGCAGGAGCAGCTGCGCTGTCTAGACATCAGCCAGCAACTGGAGCAGTTGAGAGCCATTAACGAGGCTCTGACTGCGGATCTGAAGGCTATAGGCTCACACGAGGACCAGCGGATGGTGGAGCTGCAACGCCTGCTGGAGCTTAAGACCCAACAAATTGACCAACTGAAGCTGACACAGAGCACTTTGACTGCGGACGCACAGATAACCGAGATGGAACTGCAGGCGGTGCAGCAGCAATTGCAGGAAATGGAGCAGCAGCACGCCGATTCGGTGGAACACCTGCAATCCGAACTCAAGCAGCACAAGCTGGAAGCGATGAAGCAGTTGGAACAGCACGAGCAGCTGCACCAGGAGGCTCTAGAGCGCGACTGGGTGGCACTAACCATCTACCAGGAGCAGGCGCAGCAGCTGTTGGAGCTGCAGCGCTCGTTGGACTATCACCAGGAGAACGAGAAGGAGCTGAAGCAGACGCTCGTCGAGAACGAGCTGGCCACGCGGGCCTTGAAGAAGCAACTGGACGAGAGCACCTTGCAGGCCTCCAAGGCGGTGATGGAGCGCACGAAGGCGTACAACGACAAGCTTCAACTGGAGAAGCGCTCCGAGGAAATGAAGCTGCAGCTGGAGGCGCTCAAGGAAGAGCAACGAAAGTTGCAGCCAAAGCGCTCCAACAGCAGCGATGTCTCTCAGTCCGGTTACACTTCCGAGGAGGTGGCCGTGCCCATGGGTCCACCAGCAGGACAGCCGTCATCATCCAAactggctgctgctgcagtggtCGCCCAGCGGGTCAACAATTCATCCCCAGATCTGGGCATTGAAAGCGATGCCGGAAGGATTTCAAGCGTCGAGCTATCGAATGCCCAGCGAGCGATGCTCAAGACTGTGGAGATGAAAATCGAGGGCGCAGTCAGTGCAAAGACAAAGGCCGAGG AATCCAGTTCACCCGACGGCACGACCAACCTGGCCACTGCTGCAGCCACAGCTCATGACTGTGCCAAGGTAGATCTTGAAAATGCCGAGTTGCGGCGTAAACTAATCCGCACCAAACGCGCATTTGAAGACACCTACGAAAAGTTGCGTATGGCTAACAAAGCAAAAGCACAAGTCGagaaagacatcaaaaatcaaatactAAAAACGCACAACGTGCTGCGAAACGTTC TCAACATGGAGAATGAGTTATAA
- the LOC128255558 gene encoding trypsin alpha-3: MFLQIVTFFALLASTYGAVTPLGLEPQLPPGGRIVGGIATSIEQHPWQVSVQRSGAHFCGGSIISNNIIVTAAHCLVSPSTASNLRIRAGSHNRIYGGVLIQVAAIKIHEGYNTKTLVNDIGVMRLQSKLTFGSTIKAIAMASLTPSHGAAASISGWGKTAYDGSSSSTLLYVDTKIVGRSQCASSTYGYGSSVMATMICAAAANKDACKGDSGGPLVSGGQLVGIVSWGRECALANFPGVYANVAELRSWVLQAQNTV, from the coding sequence ATGTTCCTCCAGATTGTGACTTTTTTTGCCTTGCTGGCCAGCACTTATGGCGCAGTGACTCCCTTGGGCTTGGAGCCCCAGTTGCCGCCGGGTGGCAGGATTGTGGGAGGCATAGCCACGTCCATTGAGCAACATCCCTGGCAGGTTTCCGTTCAGCGTTCCGGTGCCCACTTCTGCGGAGGTTCcatcatcagcaacaacatcatAGTGACCGCCGCTCACTGCCTAGTTTCTCCGTCCACGGCCTCCAACCTCCGGATCAGGGCTGGCTCCCATAATAGAATCTATGGAGGCGTGCTCATCCAGGTGGCTGCCATCAAAATCCATGAGGGCTACAACACAAAAACCTTGGTGAACGATATTGGAGTGATGCGTCTGCAGTCAAAGCTAACCTTTGGCTCCACCATTAAGGCCATTGCAATGGCCAGTTTGACTCCATCTCACGGAGCAGCGGCCAGCATCTCGGGCTGGGGCAAGACCGCCTACGATGGCTCATCCTCATCGACGCTGCTCTATGTGGACACCAAAATTGTGGGTCGCTCGCAATGCGCCAGTTCCACCTACGGATATGGTTCCTCCGTCATGGCGACTATGATCTGCGCGGCGGCAGCTAACAAAGATGCGTGCAAGGGTGACTCTGGCGGACCTCTGGTATCCGGAGGTCAGCTCGTGGGCATCGTCTCCTGGGGAAGGGAGTGCGCCCTGGCCAATTTTCCAGGCGTCTACGCCAATGTGGCCGAACTGCGGAGCTGGGTCCTTCAGGCCCAGAACACTGTCTAG
- the LOC128255564 gene encoding LOW QUALITY PROTEIN: putative odorant-binding protein A5 (The sequence of the model RefSeq protein was modified relative to this genomic sequence to represent the inferred CDS: inserted 1 base in 1 codon), whose amino-acid sequence MLVTCPVVSPVIKLVAELKKHXIIPELLACKPTEMIHVQYPCDILIKPGVTIVINDVVNQPIVRYKADPERFYTLMVLDLDVPPDSEWLIWLVGNIPGCDVNRGQTLAAYDNRRSMDSRNIHRIVFLAFKQYLELDFDEILIPEGEKASRNKFDCHRFARKYALGNPIAANFFLAEWQWRWTPQFITLEME is encoded by the exons ATGCTGGTGACCTGCCCGGTTGTTAGCCCAGTTATCAAACTGGTGGCAGAACTCAAGAAGC AGATTATCCCCGAGCTGTTGGCCTGCAAGCCCACGGAGATGATCCATGTGCAATATCCCTGCGACATTTTGATCAAACCGGGCGTAACGATAGTGATTAATGACGTGGTCAATCAGCCGATCGTCCGGTACAAGGCCGACCCGGAGCGCTTCTATACGCTGATGGTTCTCGACCTGGACGTGCCCCCGGACAGCGAGTGGCTCATCTGGCTGGTGGGCAACATTCCGGGCTGCGATGTGAACCGGGGCCAGACGCTTGCGGCCTACGACAACCGACGGTCCATGGATAGCCGCAACATCCATCGAATCGTCTTCCTGGCCTTCAAGCAGTATCTGGAGCTGGACTTCGACGAGATCCTTATTCCCGAGGGCGAGAAAGCAAGTCGCAATAAGTTCGATTGTCACCGATTTGCGCGCAAGTACGCCTTGGGCAACCCCATTGCCGCCAATTTCTTTTTGGCGGAATGGCAGTGGCGATGGACACCTCAGTTTATAACATTGGAAATGGAATAA
- the LOC128255569 gene encoding uncharacterized protein LOC128255569, translating to MSEEQLSSLRKPIPILRDEEDKDGAGGEGGGEESLKPKKHVSFNRVVECFTYSENLTSWKRRLMPDNDLRRAMPPESKTRRRIP from the exons atgtcagAAGAGCAGTTGAGCTCGTTGCGCAAGCCCATCCCTATCTTGAGGGATGAGGAGGATAAAGATGGAGCAGGAGGTGAGGGCGGCGGCGAGGAAAGCTTAAAACCCAAGAAGCACGTCAGTTTCAATCGGGTGGTAGAATGCTTCACCTACTCGGAAAACTTGACCAGCTGGAAGAGACGCCTGATGCCCGACAATGACTTG cgCCGAGCCATGCCGCCTGAATCAAAGACACGCAGACGGATACCTTAG
- the LOC128255538 gene encoding LOW QUALITY PROTEIN: probable phospholipid-transporting ATPase IA (The sequence of the model RefSeq protein was modified relative to this genomic sequence to represent the inferred CDS: inserted 3 bases in 3 codons) — MSGNYQRQSLELRSPQHGDPDGRLRNLSGSSASQRRRQQRVAQQRQDSWFRHSMPPAINRDFESLEHLTPRASDGLDEXLAASVSHSVHSGGSVTLCGPTDHSSIHLNSANSNLGFIDSDTPNTPVTPVSGLQPPASVSTSVAGTLSSHRRSSNRKDSKGSILSRQSGRSRVSVLAHRGLRMTASFLRRKRTEYEDDEDFTSSAGYDADDGERRVIVINGPQPSKYCNNRITTAKYSFISFLPAFLFEQFRRYSNCFFLLIAMLQQIPDVSPTGRYTTLVPLMFILSVSAIKEIIEDIKRHRADNEINHRMIERLDSGSWSTVRWSELTVGDIIKVGINTFFPADLILLSSSEPQAMCFIETANLDGETNLKIRQGLPATAGLLETKDLQRLEGRIECELPNRHLYEFNGVLKETGKQTVALGNDQVLQRGAILRNTAWVFGIVVYSGQETKLMKNSTSAPLKRSTVDKLTNTQILMLFMILISLCITSGLCNLFWTREHWETDWYLALSDFKTRSLGYNLLTFFILYNNLIPISLQVTLELVRFLQAIFINYDIEMYHEQSNTPAMARTSNLNEEXGMVKYIFSDKTGTLTQNVMEFKKCSIAGYVYTTERTPEESQLVQNILSRHQTAAVIEEFLVLLSVCHTVIPERKEDGTIIYHAASPDERALVEGAQRFGYIFDTRTPEYVEINALGERKRYEVLNVLEFTSTRKRMSLIVRTPDNKIKLFCKGADTVIYERLAPQGQNFRDQTLRHLEEFASDGLRTLCLAVADIRPDVYQEWRQTFHKASVALQNRESKLEDAANLIENNLRLLGATAIEDRLQDGVPETIAALLDAGIYIWVLTGDKQETAINIGYSCRLISHSMDIIILNEESLDATREVIHRHYGEFKTSTAKDANVALVIDGTTLKYALSCDLRNDFQDLCILCRVVICCRVSPMQKAEVVEMVTQSTKAVTLAIGDGANDVAMIQKANVGIGISGVEGLQAACASDYSIAQFRYLQRLLLVHGAWNYARIXKLILYSFYKNVCLYVIELWFALYSGWSGQILFERWTIGLYNVLFTAMPPFAMGLFEKFCTAETMLRYPLLYKTSQNAKLFNVKVFWIWIFNALLHSVFLFWLPLAAYTSEVIWGDGKTSDYLMMGNLVYTYVIVTVCLKAGLITNSWTWLTHLAIWGSIVLWFGFLLIYSHVWPTFKFASNFRGMDIQLLSTPVFYFGLMLVPITTLLVDVICKLVHNTVFKTLTEAVRETEIRRSDISEVMNEPRSSFTETARLLRNVFTRRANTRVETELELSHGYAFSQEEGGAVPQSIIIRAYDTNLPKPEGN; from the exons ATGTCGGGAAATTACCAGCGCCAGAGCCTGGAGCTCCGCAGTCCGCAACATGGAGATCCTGATGGACGTTTGCGGAATTTATCGGGATCGTCGGCCAGCCAGCGCCGTCGGCAGCAACGCGTGGCCCAGCAACGCCAGGACTCCTGGTTCCGGCACTCAATGCCTCCGGCCATTAACCGCGATTTCGAGTCCCTGGAGCACCTGACTCCCCGCGCCTCGGATGGCCTGGATG CACTGGCCGCCTCCGTGTCGCATAGTGTCCATAGCGGTGGCAGCGTCACGCTTTGTGGGCCCACGGATCACTCCAGCATCCACCTAAACAGTGCCAACAGCAACCTGGGCTTCATCGACTCGGACACGCCCAATACCCCGGTGACCCCGGTCTCTGGTCTGCAGCCACCAGCGTCCGTGTCCACCTCTGTGGCCGGGACTCTCTCCTCCCATCGCCGGTCGTCCAACCGCAAGGATTCCAAGGGCTCCATCCTATCGCGGCAGAGCGGCAGGAGTCGGGTTTCCGTCCTGGCCCATCGGGGCCTGCGAATGACCGCCTCATTtttgcgaaggaagcgcacaGAGTACGAAG ATGATGAGGACTTTACGTCGTCCGCCGGCTACGATGCAGATGATGGGGAGAGGCGTGTCATAGTCATTAATGGGCCACAGCCCTCTAAATACTGTAATAATCGCATAACGACGGCAAAGTATAG TTTTATCAGCTTTTTGCCCGCGTTCCTGTTTGAGCAGTTTCGGCGGTATTCGAACTGCTTTTTCCTGCTAATTGCCATGCTGCAACAGATTCCGGATGTATCGCCAACGGGTCGTTACACCACGTTGGTGCCGCTGATGTTTATCCTCTCTGTGAGTGCCATTAAGGAGATAATTGAGGATATC AAACGACATCGCGCAGATAATGAGATCAATCATCGAATGATCGAACGCCTGGACAGTGGCTCCTGGAGCACAGTGCGCTGGTCGGAGCTGACGGTGGGCGATATCATAAAAGTGGGGATCAATACCTTCTTCCCCGCCGATCTGATTCTCCTGTCGTCCAG TGAGCCGCAGGCCATGTGCTTCATAGAGACGGCCAATCTGGATGGGGAGACGAACCTGAAGATCCGGCAGGGACTACCGGCCACCGCAGGACTGCTGGAGACGAAGGACCTGCAGCGACTGGAGGGCAGGATCGAGTGCGAGCTGCCCAACCGGCATTTATACGAGTTTAATGGGGTTCTCAAGGAGACCGGCAAACA AACTGTTGCCTTGGGCAATGATCAGGTGCTGCAGCGCGGCGCCATTCTAAGGAACACGGCTTGGGTGTTCGGCATCGTGGTCTACTCCGGCCAGGAGACGAAGCTGATGAAGAACTCTACCTCGGCGCCACTGAAGCGCTCCACCGTAGACAAGCTGACCAACACGCAGATCCTCATGCTGTTCATGATCCTCATCTCGCTGTGCATTACCAGCGGTCTGTGCAACCTGTTCTGGACGCGGGAGCACTGGGAAACGGACTGGTACCTGGCGCTCAGCGACTTCAAGACCAGGAGCCTTGGCTACAACCTGCTCACCTTCTTCATTCTGTACAACAACCTGATCCCCATCTCGCTGCAGGTGACCCTTGAGCTGGTGCGCTTCTTGCAGGCCATCTTCATCAACTACGACATCGAGATGTACCACGAGCAGTCGAACACGCCGGCCATGGCCCGCACATCGAACCTGAACGAGG CTGGCATGGTCAAGTACATCTTCTCGGACAAGACGGGCACCCTCACGCAGAACGTGATGGAGTTCAAGAAGTGCTCCATCGCCGGTTACGTCTATACAACGGAGCGCACGCCCGAGGAGTCGCAGCTGGTGCAGAACATTCTGAGTCGCCATCAGACTGCCGCCGTGATCGAGGAGTTCCTGGTGCTGTTGTCCGTGTGCCATACGGTGATACCCGAGCGCAAGGAGGACGGCACCATCATCTACCACGCCGCCAGTCCGGATGAGCGGGCTCTGGTGGAGGGAGCCCAGAGATTCGGTTACATCTTCGACACGCGCACTCCGGAGTACGTGGAGATCAATGCGCTGGGCGAGCGGAAGCGGTACGAGGTGCTGAACGTCCTTGAGTTCACCTCGACGCGCAAGCGCATGTCGCTGATTGTCCGAACGCCGGATAACAAGATCAAGCTCTTCTGCAAGGGAGCCGACACGGTGATCTACGAGCGGCTGGCTCCCCAGGGTCAAAACTTCCGCGACCAGACGCTGCGCCATTTGGAGGAGTTTGCCTCGGACGGGTTGAGGACCCTCTGCCTGGCGGTGGCCGATATCCGGCCGGACGTGTACCAGGAGTGGCGCCAGACCTTCCACAAGGCTTCGGTGGCGCTGCAGAACCGGGAGAGCAAGCTGGAGGATGCGGCCAATCTGATTGAGAACAATCTGCGCCTCTTGGGCGCCACGGCCATCGAGGATCGGCTGCAGGATGGAGTGCCGGAAACGATTGCTGCCCTGCTGGACGCCGGCATCTACATCTGGGTACTCACCGGCGACAAGCAGGAGACGGCCATTAACATCGGCTACTCCTGCCGGCTGATCAGCCACTCCATGGACATTATCATCCTTAACGAGGAGAGTCTTGAT gcTACACGCGAAGTCATCCATCGTCATTACGGGGAGTTCAAGACCTCGACGGCCAAGGATGCAAATGTGGCGCTGGTCATTGATGGCACTACCCTGAAGTACGCCCTGAGCTGTGACCTGCGCAACGATTTCCAGGACTTGTGCATCCTGTGCCGCGTGGTCATCTGCTGCCGTGTGTCGCCAATGCAAAAGGCCGAGGTGGTAGAGATGGTCACCCAGAGCACGAAGGCGGTGACCCTGGCCATTGGCGACGGAGCCAACGACGTGGCCATGATCCAGAAGGCCAATGTGGGCATCGGAATATCTGGAGTGGAAGGTCTGCAGGCGGCCTGCGCCTCGGACTACTCGATTGCCCAGTTTCGCTATCTGCAGCGCTTGCTTCTGGTTCACGGCGCTTGGAATTACGCACGCA TCAAGTTGATCCTGTACAGCTTCTACAAGAACGTGTGCCTGTACGTGATCGAGCTGTGGTTCGCCCTCTACTCCGGCTGGTCGGGTCAAATACTGTTCGAGCGCTGGACCATTGGCCTGTACAACGTGCTCTTTACGGCCATGCCTCCGTTTGCCATGGGACTCTTCGAGAAGTTCTGCACGGCGGAGACGATGCTCCGGTATCCACTACTGTACAAAACGTCGCAGAATGCGAAGCTCTTCAACGTGAAGGTTTTCTGGATCTGGATATTCAATGCGCTGCTGCACTCGGTGTTCCTCTTCTGGTTGCCATTGGCTGCCTACACCAGCGAGGTGATCTGGGGCGATGGCAAGACCAGTGACTACCTGATGATGGGCAACCTCGTCTACACG TATGTGATTGTCACAGTTTGCCTCAAGGCAGGACTCATTACGAACTCGTGGACCTGGCTGACGCATCTGGCCATTTGGGGCTCCATTGTCCTGTGGTTCGGATTCCTACTGATCTACAGCCATGTGTGGCCGACCTTCAAGTTTGCCAGCAACTTCCGCGGCATGGACATCCAGCTGCTGTCGACGCCAGTTTTCTATTTCGGCCTGATGCTGGTGCCCATCACCACGCTGCTGGTGGATGTCATCTGCAAACT CGTACACAACACCGTGTTCAAGACACTCACGGAGGCTGTTCGCGAAACGGAGATCCGACGCAGCGACATCTCCGAAGTGATGAACGAGCCGCGTTCTTC ATTCACGGAAACGGCCCGGCTGCTACGTAATGTCTTTACCCGTCGTGCCAACACGAGAGTCGAAACGGAGCTAGAACTATCGC ATGGCTATGCATTTTCCCAGGAGGAGGGCGGAGCTGTGCCGCAGTCTATCATTATACGAGCCTATGATACGAATCTGCCAAAGCCCGAGGGAAACTAA